Proteins encoded by one window of Cannabis sativa cultivar Pink pepper isolate KNU-18-1 chromosome 4, ASM2916894v1, whole genome shotgun sequence:
- the LOC115714503 gene encoding histone-lysine N-methyltransferase ASHR2 — translation MGEREEALKVVEIPGRGRSLVASQPLKGGQIVLKDSPIILYSALPLIPASSSYCGHCFRTLPLPPQPIPSCPNCNSERFCNHNCLSAASTSTHTPWLCQSLLRLRHHHHSSSLSLEHQLQARFLLAAHNLANLSSPHFQTLLSLQGQSDDPESAAAAQFILSLISSVCPPPSSGWFSLELSAALLAKDKLNGFGLMEPFSESAQRSVRAYGIYPKASLFNHDCLPNACRFDYVDSASPFDNNSNNTDIIVRMIHDVPQGREVCLSYFPVNENFPSRQKRLREDYGFGCDCDRCRVEAQWSDHEGEEEQGHGEEEEEEEEGEELMDEDVDQTMASSAEPEPESDFPHAYFFVRYMCDRNNCWGTLAPLPTPKSNVMECNVCGNLKNDDQQLSMDDA, via the coding sequence ATGGGAGAAAGAGAAGAAGCTTTGAAAGTAGTGGAGATTCCCGGCAGGGGAAGATCACTGGTGGCATCTCAGCCGCTTAAGGGTGGTCAAATAGTGCTCAAAGACTCTCCAATCATTCTTTACTCTGCTCTACCTCTCATCCCTGCTTCTTCTTCCTACTGCGGTCACTGCTTCAGAACCTTGCCATTGCCGCCGCAGCCAATACCATCGTGCCCCAACTGCAACTCAGAACGGTTCTGCAACCACAACTGTCTCTCCGCAGCCTCCACCTCCACTCACACCCCTTGGCTCTGCCAATCACTGCTCCGTCTCCGCCACCACCATCACTCTTCCTCACTCTCCCTAGAGCACCAACTCCAAGCTCGTTTCCTATTAGCCGCTCACAACCTTGCTAACCTCTCTTCCCCCCACTTCCAAACTCTGCTCTCTCTTCAGGGTCAGTCCGATGATCCTGAATCTGCTGCCGCTGCCCAATTCATTCTCTCTCTGATTTCATCAGTCTGCCCTCCTCCGTCGTCGGGTTGGTTCTCGTTGGAACTCTCGGCGGCGTTACTGGCCAAAGACAAACTCAACGGGTTTGGGTTGATGGAGCCTTTCTCCGAGAGTGCCCAGAGATCCGTAAGAGCTTATGGGATCTACCCAAAAGCCTCACTATTCAATCACGATTGCCTTCCCAATGCGTGTAGGTTTGACTATGTCGATTCCGCTTCTCCCTTTGATAACAACAGCAACAATACTGATATCATCGTTAGAATGATCCATGATGTTCCACAGGGACGGGAAGTTTGCTTGAGTTATTTCCCCGTTAACGAGAATTTTCCCAGCAGGCAGAAAAGGCTGAGGGAGGACTATGGCTTTGGTTGTGACTGTGACCGCTGCAGGGTCGAAGCCCAGTGGTCCGACCATGAGGGAGAGGAAGAGCAGGGTCACggggaagaggaagaagaagaagaagaaggggaagAGCTCATGGATGAAGATGTTGATCAAACCATGGCTTCTTCTGCAGAGCCTGAGCCTGAATCTGATTTCCCACATGCATATTTCTTCGTAAGATACATGTGTGATCGAAACAACTGTTGGGGCACACTAGCACCTTTACCAACTCCTAAATCTAATGTTATGGAGTGTAATGTCTGCGGAAATCTCAAAAATGATGACCAACAACTATCCATGGACGATGCTTGA